A genomic segment from Helicobacter sp. NHP19-012 encodes:
- the gdhA gene encoding NADP-specific glutamate dehydrogenase: protein MYADRILKHVESAYPQQVEFRQAVAEMLHALSPLLRKEPKYEKYAILERLVEPDRQVFFKVVWADDKGKVQVNRGWRVQFNNALGPYKGGLRFHPSANASIIKFLGFEQIFKNALTTLNIGGAKGGSDFDPKGKSEAEIMRFCQAYMDELHRYIGALKDVPAGDIGVGAREIGYLFGRYKKLVDGFEGALTGKNLDWGGSLVRKEATGYGAVYFAQEMLGARKEGLEGKVCSVSGSGNVAIYTIEKLWQVGAIPVTVSDSKGMIYDKEGINLDLLKEIKEVRKGRIEDYAKNKKSAIYTPTKDYKAGTNGVWGVPCFAAFPSATQNELSELDAKTLLQNGCKCVVEGANMPSTAEAVQAFLKAKICYGPSKAANAGGVAVSGLEMAQNASLHTWSFEVVDQKLHTIMQDIFTNSSQTAAEFKDPTNLVLGANIAGFRKVAQAMIDQGY from the coding sequence ATGTATGCGGATCGGATTTTAAAACATGTGGAGAGTGCCTACCCCCAACAAGTGGAGTTTAGACAAGCAGTCGCCGAAATGCTGCACGCTTTAAGCCCCCTACTCAGAAAAGAACCTAAGTATGAAAAATACGCCATTTTAGAACGCCTGGTGGAGCCAGATAGGCAGGTCTTTTTCAAGGTCGTATGGGCTGATGACAAAGGCAAGGTACAAGTCAATCGGGGGTGGCGGGTTCAGTTCAACAACGCCCTAGGTCCCTACAAGGGAGGGCTAAGGTTTCACCCCAGCGCAAATGCGAGTATCATTAAGTTTTTGGGTTTCGAGCAAATCTTTAAAAATGCGCTCACCACGCTAAACATTGGTGGGGCAAAGGGAGGGAGCGACTTTGATCCAAAGGGCAAGAGTGAGGCGGAGATCATGCGCTTTTGTCAGGCGTATATGGACGAATTGCACCGCTATATTGGGGCATTAAAAGATGTACCGGCCGGCGACATTGGCGTGGGGGCTAGGGAAATTGGCTATCTCTTTGGGCGGTATAAAAAGCTTGTGGATGGCTTTGAGGGTGCGCTCACGGGCAAAAATTTAGACTGGGGGGGCAGTCTAGTGCGTAAAGAGGCTACGGGTTATGGTGCCGTGTATTTTGCCCAAGAAATGTTAGGGGCGCGTAAAGAGGGGCTAGAGGGCAAGGTCTGTTCTGTTTCTGGTAGCGGCAATGTGGCGATTTACACCATTGAAAAGTTATGGCAAGTGGGGGCGATCCCCGTAACAGTCAGCGACTCTAAGGGCATGATCTACGATAAAGAGGGGATCAATTTAGATCTATTGAAAGAAATCAAAGAGGTGCGTAAGGGGCGCATTGAGGACTACGCCAAGAATAAAAAAAGTGCCATCTACACCCCCACGAAGGACTACAAAGCAGGCACAAATGGAGTGTGGGGTGTGCCTTGTTTTGCGGCGTTTCCAAGTGCTACGCAAAACGAGCTTAGTGAGCTGGATGCTAAAACCTTGCTACAAAATGGCTGTAAGTGCGTAGTTGAGGGGGCAAACATGCCATCAACTGCTGAGGCAGTGCAAGCCTTTCTAAAGGCAAAAATTTGCTACGGACCTAGCAAGGCAGCAAATGCGGGCGGCGTGGCTGTGAGCGGCTTAGAAATGGCGCAAAACGCAAGCCTACATACTTGGAGTTTTGAGGTGGTGGACCAAAAATTACACACCATCATGCAAGACATTTTCACCAACAGCTCCCAAACTGCCGCCGAGTTTAAAGACCCTACAAACTTAGTTTTAGGCGCAAACATTGCCGGTTTTAGGAAGGTCGCCCAAGCGATGATCGATCAAGGGTATTAA
- the prfB gene encoding peptide chain release factor 2 (programmed frameshift): protein MDAYEYSELLKDLQGKCHNIAQIIKPQELQAQLERLIQEQAHPDFWQDKTTATHKNKEKMRVERLLSAYYKTKQALDETYELFELTQEDTHALGQLFDEAPKLASCIQNMEVEVMLSDPNDALDALVSIQPGAGGPESQDWASMLYRMYLRWAERRGFKVELLDYQEGEEAGIKGVAFSIKGVNVYGYMKNENGIHRLVRMSPFNANGKRHTSFASVQVSPEVDDEINIVIEEKDFEMDTYRASGAGGQHVNKTESAVRITHHATGIVVQCQNDRSQHKNKAMALKMLKSKLYELELRKQQEQSNQKEKSEIGWGHQIRSYVLAPYQQIKDARSGIAYSQVEAVLDGDLDQIMQDVLVRKAQIP from the exons ATGGATGCTTACGAATACAGCGAATTACTTAAGGACTTGCAGGGCAAATGCCATAACATCGCCCAAATCATCAAGCCCCAAGAGTTGCAGGCACAATTAGAAAGATTGATCCAAGAGCAAGCCCACCCCGACTTTTGGCAGGATAAGACCACCGCCACACACAAAAACAAAGAAAAAATGCGTGTAGAACGCCTATTATCCGCCTACTACAAGACCAAACAAGCTCTAGATGAAACCTATGAACTCTTTGAGCTAACCCAAGAAGACACCCACGCTTTAGGACAGCTGTTTGACGAAGCCCCCAAATTAGCAAGTTGTATCCAAAATATGGAAGTGGAAGTCATGCTAAGCGATCCAAACGATGCCCTAGACGCTTTGGTGAGCATCCAACCGGGAGCTGGGGGAC CAGAGAGCCAAGACTGGGCGAGCATGCTCTATCGCATGTATTTACGCTGGGCGGAGAGACGGGGCTTTAAGGTGGAGCTTTTAGACTATCAAGAGGGCGAGGAAGCGGGCATTAAGGGGGTAGCTTTTAGCATTAAAGGAGTCAATGTCTATGGCTATATGAAAAATGAAAATGGCATACACCGCCTCGTGCGCATGTCCCCCTTTAATGCTAATGGCAAGAGGCATACGAGCTTTGCGAGCGTTCAGGTGAGCCCCGAAGTGGATGATGAGATCAATATTGTCATTGAGGAGAAAGACTTTGAGATGGACACCTACCGCGCGAGCGGAGCGGGCGGACAACATGTCAACAAAACCGAGTCGGCTGTGCGCATCACCCACCACGCTACGGGGATTGTAGTGCAATGCCAAAACGATCGCAGTCAACACAAAAACAAGGCAATGGCATTAAAAATGTTGAAATCCAAACTTTACGAGCTCGAGTTACGCAAGCAACAAGAACAAAGCAACCAAAAAGAAAAGAGCGAAATCGGTTGGGGACACCAAATTAGAAGCTATGTTTTAGCGCCCTACCAACAAATCAAGGATGCAAGGAGCGGGATCGCCTATAGCCAAGTGGAGGCGGTTTTGGATGGGGATCTAGATCAAATCATGCAAGATGTCCTAGTGCGTAAGGCGCAAATTCCTTAA
- the cheZ gene encoding protein phosphatase CheZ yields the protein MTQEELDALMSGGGLEVAALEELEKADEIEEGDEDKKDQEAGSHYMKVDKKTAEKYGKIDSEEWPPPPPTEEHKVVHQLDDVTRDSEVKATQVFDQLDYINMSADGILKVLKKMKDPLQKHLEIFETLAENFPLIQTFQTSLDETNEILQGINSIQEKAEGCSDSSMQAMDIMQFQDIHRQKIERVINVMRALTQYMNALFEGSIADSKRVSSASYIIGDDNESAASESDIEALIAAFGKK from the coding sequence ATGACCCAAGAAGAGTTGGATGCCTTGATGAGTGGGGGCGGTTTGGAAGTGGCCGCCCTTGAGGAATTGGAGAAGGCGGACGAGATTGAAGAGGGCGATGAAGACAAAAAAGACCAGGAGGCGGGAAGCCACTACATGAAAGTGGATAAAAAAACCGCCGAGAAATACGGCAAGATCGACTCTGAAGAGTGGCCCCCCCCACCCCCCACTGAAGAGCACAAAGTCGTGCACCAACTAGACGATGTAACAAGAGATTCTGAAGTCAAGGCGACTCAGGTTTTCGACCAGCTCGACTACATCAACATGAGCGCAGATGGGATTTTAAAAGTTTTAAAGAAAATGAAAGATCCCCTACAAAAGCATTTAGAAATCTTTGAAACTTTAGCTGAAAACTTTCCTCTAATCCAAACTTTCCAAACTTCCCTAGATGAAACAAATGAGATTTTACAAGGCATCAATTCTATACAAGAAAAAGCCGAAGGTTGTTCAGACAGCTCCATGCAAGCCATGGACATCATGCAATTTCAAGACATCCACCGCCAAAAAATCGAGCGGGTTATCAATGTCATGCGCGCTTTGACGCAGTACATGAACGCCCTATTTGAGGGCAGTATCGCCGATTCTAAACGGGTCAGCTCCGCCTCTTACATCATCGGCGATGACAACGAGAGCGCGGCGAGTGAGAGCGACATTGAGGCGTTGATCGCCGCCTTTGGTAAAAAATAG
- a CDS encoding peptidase U32 family protein, which produces MALVELLAPAGNLTKLKIALDYGADAVYAGLGQFSLRNRASKAFDLESFKEGVRYTHAKGKKFYATLNGFPFNAQIKLLEEQLLKLADCKVDALIIATPGVLRLAQKLTPHIPIHLSTQANVMNVLDAEAYYEMGVKRIVAAREMSLNDAVEIKKHLPDLELEIFVHGSMCFAFSGRCLISALQHGRVPNRGSCANDCRFDYEYYIKNPDTGVLMRLEEEEGIGTHILNAKDLNLASHIGAILDTKAIDAFKIEGRTKSSYYAAITTKTYRTAIDDYYRNQHRPALYQAELATLKNRGFSEGYLIKRPHQRLDTQNFKTAISEGDFQVSGEVLEDGLHFLCKFTTRPNEPYEVVLPYGAHLEPVANELGKLYSFEGKHYLCLYKIALENGQELESVHSGNTNPVKLPAKLPARTFLRTQHVLPHKD; this is translated from the coding sequence ATAGCTTTGGTCGAATTACTCGCCCCGGCAGGCAACCTAACCAAACTTAAGATCGCCCTAGACTATGGGGCGGATGCGGTCTATGCAGGTTTAGGGCAGTTTTCTTTGAGAAACCGCGCGTCTAAGGCGTTTGATTTGGAGAGTTTTAAAGAGGGCGTGCGCTACACCCACGCAAAGGGCAAGAAATTTTACGCCACTTTAAATGGCTTTCCTTTTAACGCCCAAATTAAACTTTTAGAGGAGCAACTGCTAAAACTTGCCGATTGCAAGGTCGATGCGCTCATCATCGCCACCCCCGGGGTGCTAAGGCTGGCGCAAAAACTCACCCCCCATATCCCCATCCATTTATCCACCCAAGCCAATGTGATGAATGTTTTGGACGCTGAGGCTTACTACGAAATGGGCGTGAAGCGCATTGTAGCGGCACGGGAGATGAGCCTCAATGACGCGGTGGAGATTAAAAAACACCTCCCCGATTTGGAGCTTGAAATTTTTGTGCATGGGAGCATGTGCTTTGCCTTTTCTGGGCGGTGTTTGATCTCGGCTTTGCAACACGGGCGTGTGCCAAATCGAGGTAGTTGTGCCAACGATTGCCGTTTTGACTACGAGTATTACATCAAAAACCCCGACACGGGCGTTTTAATGCGCCTTGAGGAGGAGGAGGGTATCGGCACGCACATTTTAAACGCCAAGGATTTAAACCTAGCTAGCCACATCGGCGCGATTTTAGACACTAAGGCGATCGATGCTTTCAAAATTGAGGGGCGCACGAAGTCTAGCTACTACGCTGCCATCACCACAAAAACCTACCGCACTGCCATAGACGACTACTATCGCAACCAACACCGCCCCGCCCTCTACCAAGCCGAGCTAGCCACTCTCAAAAATCGGGGCTTTAGCGAGGGATATTTAATCAAACGCCCCCACCAACGCCTAGACACCCAAAATTTTAAAACCGCGATCAGCGAGGGGGATTTTCAAGTGAGCGGGGAGGTGCTAGAAGATGGCTTGCATTTTTTGTGTAAATTCACCACCCGCCCCAATGAACCCTATGAAGTGGTCTTGCCCTATGGAGCGCATTTAGAGCCCGTAGCCAATGAGCTAGGTAAACTCTATAGCTTTGAGGGCAAACACTACCTTTGTCTGTATAAAATCGCTTTAGAAAACGGGCAAGAACTAGAGAGCGTGCATAGCGGGAACACCAACCCCGTAAAACTCCCAGCAAAACTTCCCGCCCGCACCTTTTTGCGCACCCAACATGTTTTACCCCACAAAGACTGA
- a CDS encoding DedA family protein — translation MDLAHFQALFDSWGYFFLFVYSLGSGYVGLVLAAILSATGHMDITKTMLVAGLGNFVGSCLLVWLGRTQKKEMRSYLHKHRRKLALVHIWIHKYGAWLIFFNKYIYGVKTLVPLAIGLSKFSFKQFVGLNALSCALWALSLGELTFHASAWVRRSLDEGNAYPYLLPVLFIISLVGLWLWISKISQKSKKD, via the coding sequence GTGGATCTAGCGCATTTTCAAGCCTTGTTCGACTCGTGGGGGTATTTCTTTCTCTTTGTGTATTCTTTGGGGAGTGGGTATGTGGGGCTTGTGTTGGCGGCGATTTTGAGCGCAACCGGGCATATGGACATTACAAAAACCATGCTCGTGGCAGGGCTGGGTAATTTTGTCGGCAGTTGTTTATTGGTGTGGCTGGGGCGGACACAGAAAAAAGAAATGCGTAGCTACCTACACAAACACCGCCGTAAGCTCGCTTTAGTGCATATATGGATCCACAAATACGGGGCTTGGCTGATTTTCTTCAACAAATACATTTATGGGGTGAAAACTCTAGTCCCCCTAGCCATAGGGCTTAGCAAGTTTTCTTTTAAGCAGTTTGTGGGGCTTAACGCGCTCTCTTGTGCGCTGTGGGCGTTGAGCCTAGGCGAGCTCACTTTCCATGCCAGCGCGTGGGTGCGCCGCTCTTTAGATGAGGGCAACGCTTATCCCTATCTCTTGCCCGTGCTTTTCATCATAAGCCTAGTCGGGCTGTGGCTGTGGATTAGCAAAATCAGCCAAAAATCTAAAAAAGATTAG
- a CDS encoding flagellar hook-basal body protein, which translates to MTNGYYAATGGMVTEFNRLDQISNNLANLNTAGFKRDDVIVGDFLRLYQNYRDKLPLPDQTRQAAKYLNRNLDRVPIIVERYTDYSLGPMQKTDNELDFALSDPNAYFVVQTPQGIAFTRDGSFTIDAQGFLSTKEGYHVLSRGGIENGAGIQMLPGASVSVAPNGDMFFRQGNEEVPGGALAVVAFQSQKLLKKIGDNLYTYPQDKMQERTELNAPVVRQHFLEKSNVNAVIEMTRLIEANRLVDMYSKVLRTHMDDMHAEAISKLAARV; encoded by the coding sequence ATGACTAATGGTTATTACGCAGCCACAGGGGGCATGGTTACAGAGTTTAACCGCTTAGACCAAATTTCTAATAATTTAGCCAATCTCAACACTGCCGGTTTCAAGCGCGACGATGTGATCGTGGGCGATTTTTTGCGCCTTTATCAAAATTACCGCGATAAATTACCCCTGCCCGATCAAACCCGCCAAGCCGCCAAGTATTTAAACCGCAACCTAGATCGCGTGCCTATCATCGTAGAAAGATACACCGATTACAGCCTAGGACCCATGCAAAAAACAGACAACGAGTTGGATTTTGCCTTGAGCGATCCTAACGCCTACTTTGTGGTGCAGACCCCACAGGGCATCGCCTTTACTAGGGATGGCAGTTTTACCATTGATGCACAAGGGTTTTTAAGCACTAAAGAGGGCTACCACGTCTTAAGCCGCGGGGGGATTGAAAATGGCGCAGGGATACAAATGCTGCCCGGGGCAAGTGTGAGTGTTGCGCCCAATGGGGACATGTTTTTTAGACAGGGCAATGAGGAAGTGCCGGGAGGGGCTTTAGCCGTGGTGGCTTTTCAAAGCCAAAAACTCTTAAAAAAAATCGGGGACAATCTCTACACCTACCCGCAAGATAAAATGCAAGAGCGCACTGAGCTAAACGCCCCCGTTGTCCGGCAACATTTTTTGGAAAAAAGCAATGTCAATGCCGTGATTGAGATGACCCGCCTCATTGAAGCCAACCGCTTGGTGGATATGTACTCTAAAGTGTTAAGGACCCACATGGACGACATGCACGCTGAGGCGATCAGCAAACTAGCAGCAAGGGTATAA
- a CDS encoding outer membrane protein, giving the protein MKLSKKFLPLALLACGGGLHAEKSAFFIGGIYEVGGSTFKARISGKKPSSMNRTAITQGVGVRVGYNLLFGEKGYVGLRFYGFYNWGLTNFGKVVWNRNANFGKNTFNLSGYGVGADLLINLFNGEKSNLGVFGGVALGGNTWYAVHGPGGATRFQWMVNVGVRAVIARHSAFEVGVKIPMLATHVQGRVDGGVFNDFSLSLKRDWAFTAAYYFLF; this is encoded by the coding sequence ATGAAGTTATCTAAAAAGTTTCTACCCCTTGCTTTATTGGCTTGTGGGGGGGGGCTACACGCTGAAAAGAGCGCATTTTTCATCGGGGGCATTTATGAAGTGGGCGGCTCGACCTTTAAAGCCCGTATCAGTGGCAAAAAACCCAGTAGTATGAACCGCACCGCCATCACCCAGGGCGTAGGCGTACGGGTCGGCTATAATCTGCTCTTTGGGGAAAAGGGCTATGTGGGCTTGCGCTTTTATGGCTTTTACAACTGGGGTTTAACTAACTTTGGCAAGGTGGTGTGGAATCGGAACGCTAACTTTGGCAAGAACACCTTTAATTTGTCTGGCTATGGCGTGGGAGCAGATTTACTCATCAACCTCTTTAATGGCGAAAAGTCTAATCTAGGCGTGTTTGGTGGCGTGGCACTGGGAGGTAACACTTGGTATGCGGTGCATGGACCGGGAGGGGCAACGCGCTTTCAGTGGATGGTCAATGTGGGCGTTCGGGCGGTGATCGCTAGACACAGTGCCTTTGAAGTGGGTGTAAAAATTCCCATGCTCGCTACCCATGTGCAGGGTAGAGTGGACGGTGGTGTTTTTAATGACTTCAGTCTGTCCTTAAAACGTGATTGGGCATTCACCGCCGCCTATTATTTCTTATTCTAA
- a CDS encoding DUF4149 domain-containing protein, with protein MLRLWRVLVLLALGVGVGMVLFSGACVAPVIFKTPGILDQHHAGVLMGRIFVKGNYLLNALACVLILDALVLWAVHKSGLLFFHLVGVALIGLFSFYYTPYILNAQAKKTTASPEFLAMHAQSETLFKALLVLLCLSFIWRALLRPKRGV; from the coding sequence ATGTTGCGCTTGTGGCGCGTGCTGGTGTTGCTGGCTTTGGGTGTGGGTGTGGGTATGGTGCTCTTCTCTGGAGCGTGTGTCGCTCCCGTGATTTTTAAAACTCCCGGGATTTTAGACCAACACCACGCAGGGGTGCTGATGGGGCGCATTTTTGTCAAGGGCAATTATCTTTTAAACGCCCTAGCTTGCGTGCTTATCTTGGACGCTTTGGTGCTTTGGGCGGTGCATAAATCGGGGCTTTTATTCTTCCATCTAGTGGGGGTGGCACTGATTGGCTTGTTTAGCTTCTACTACACCCCCTACATTTTAAACGCCCAAGCCAAAAAAACGACCGCAAGCCCCGAGTTTTTAGCCATGCACGCCCAGAGCGAAACACTCTTTAAAGCCTTGCTTGTTTTGCTCTGCTTGTCCTTTATTTGGAGAGCACTCTTAAGGCCTAAGAGAGGTGTTTAA
- the fliP gene encoding flagellar type III secretion system pore protein FliP (The bacterial flagellar biogenesis protein FliP forms a type III secretion system (T3SS)-type pore required for flagellar assembly.): MRFLLFWAVFASCVLLGATLKDPVIPTINLSLTAPHTPTQLVTTLNVVLVLTLLVLAPSLILVMTSFIRLIVVFSFLRTALGTQQTPPTQILVSLALILTFFIMEPAAKKSYNTAIKPYLAEKISYTQAFEIGIVPFKEFMLQNTREKDLALFFRIRHLENPKNPSAVPLTVLVPAFMISELKTGFQIGFLLYLPFLVIDMVVSSILMAMGMMMLPPVMISLPFKILVFILVDGFNLLVENLVASFKHLS; the protein is encoded by the coding sequence TTGCGTTTTCTTTTATTTTGGGCGGTGTTTGCCTCTTGTGTGTTGCTCGGCGCCACCCTTAAAGACCCCGTGATCCCCACAATCAATTTATCTCTCACAGCTCCCCACACGCCCACGCAATTAGTGACAACCCTAAATGTGGTGCTTGTCTTAACCCTCTTGGTGCTTGCGCCCTCTTTAATCTTAGTGATGACGAGCTTTATCCGCCTGATTGTGGTGTTCTCGTTTTTGCGCACCGCCCTAGGCACACAACAAACCCCCCCCACGCAGATTTTGGTGTCTTTGGCATTGATTTTGACCTTTTTTATCATGGAGCCCGCCGCTAAGAAGAGCTACAACACTGCCATTAAGCCCTACTTGGCTGAAAAGATTTCTTATACACAAGCCTTTGAGATCGGCATTGTGCCTTTTAAAGAGTTCATGTTGCAAAACACCCGTGAAAAGGACCTAGCCCTATTTTTTAGAATCCGCCATTTAGAAAACCCCAAAAACCCCAGCGCCGTCCCCCTAACCGTGCTTGTGCCCGCTTTTATGATCAGCGAGCTTAAAACCGGGTTTCAAATCGGCTTTTTGCTCTACTTGCCCTTTTTAGTCATCGACATGGTTGTGAGTTCCATTTTAATGGCAATGGGGATGATGATGCTGCCCCCTGTGATGATCTCTTTGCCCTTTAAAATTTTGGTGTTTATCTTGGTGGATGGGTTTAATCTCTTGGTTGAAAATCTAGTGGCAAGCTTTAAACACCTCTCTTAG
- the glmU gene encoding bifunctional UDP-N-acetylglucosamine diphosphorylase/glucosamine-1-phosphate N-acetyltransferase GlmU translates to MAVSVVILAAGKGTRMRSKLPKVLHKICGQEMLLHVLESAFSVSEDVHVILHHEHELISQVIYKHFKNRPTIHLQNATQYPGTGGALMQGSKAPLQTAHNRLLVLNADMPLVSKEALMPFVASQEANALGVFSLENKSGYGRVCLSGGKVTSIVEEKDASAEVLALDTLNAGVYLFSQEFLKEFLPKLDKNNAQAEYYLTQLVGLGVQQGVRFAPIFVNAHDFLGVNSQSELAAAENKMLDKLREQAMQAGVCMHMPHTIYLEKGVRFGQGCVLEQGVHLAGACYLQEAHIKAHSVVESSHIENSSIGPLAHIRPNSKIINSHVGNFVETKSAYLNGVKAGHLSYLGDCSIASGTNVGAGVITCNYNGKSKHHTKIGHNVFIGSDSQLVAPLNIPDNVLIAAGSTITEPMQEGDLVLVRPPQVSISKGYFKFFKKP, encoded by the coding sequence ATGGCAGTATCGGTTGTGATCTTAGCGGCGGGCAAGGGCACGCGCATGCGCTCCAAGTTACCCAAAGTCTTGCATAAAATTTGCGGGCAGGAAATGCTTTTACATGTGCTAGAAAGTGCTTTTAGTGTGAGTGAGGATGTGCATGTCATCTTGCATCACGAACACGAATTGATTTCTCAGGTGATTTACAAACACTTTAAAAACAGACCAACCATCCACCTCCAAAATGCCACACAATACCCCGGCACAGGGGGGGCGCTCATGCAAGGGAGTAAAGCCCCTTTGCAAACCGCCCACAACCGCCTTTTAGTGCTCAACGCCGACATGCCCCTTGTATCTAAAGAAGCCCTTATGCCCTTTGTGGCAAGCCAAGAGGCGAATGCTTTGGGGGTCTTTAGCTTAGAAAATAAAAGTGGCTATGGGCGGGTGTGCTTAAGTGGCGGTAAGGTTACCTCTATTGTAGAGGAAAAGGACGCAAGCGCAGAAGTCCTAGCCCTAGACACCTTAAACGCCGGGGTGTATCTCTTTAGTCAAGAGTTCTTAAAAGAGTTCTTACCCAAGCTGGACAAGAACAACGCCCAAGCCGAATACTATTTAACCCAGCTTGTGGGCTTAGGCGTGCAACAAGGCGTGCGCTTTGCCCCGATTTTTGTTAATGCTCACGACTTCTTAGGGGTCAATTCACAAAGCGAGCTAGCCGCCGCTGAAAACAAAATGCTAGACAAATTACGAGAGCAGGCCATGCAAGCGGGGGTGTGCATGCACATGCCCCACACGATTTACTTAGAAAAGGGGGTGCGCTTTGGGCAGGGTTGCGTGCTCGAGCAGGGGGTGCATTTGGCGGGGGCTTGCTATTTGCAAGAGGCGCACATTAAGGCGCACAGCGTGGTCGAATCAAGCCACATTGAAAACAGCTCCATCGGGCCGCTCGCGCATATCCGCCCCAACTCTAAGATTATTAATAGCCATGTGGGCAACTTCGTGGAAACCAAGAGTGCTTATTTAAATGGGGTGAAGGCGGGGCATTTGAGCTACCTTGGCGATTGCAGCATTGCCAGCGGGACGAATGTCGGGGCGGGAGTCATCACCTGCAACTACAATGGTAAGAGCAAGCACCACACCAAAATCGGGCACAATGTCTTCATCGGTAGCGACAGCCAACTAGTCGCCCCCTTAAACATCCCCGATAATGTGCTGATCGCAGCGGGCAGCACCATCACAGAGCCCATGCAAGAGGGAGATTTAGTCCTCGTGCGCCCCCCTCAAGTGTCCATCTCCAAAGGGTATTTTAAATTCTTCAAAAAGCCCTAG